From Penaeus monodon isolate SGIC_2016 chromosome 42, NSTDA_Pmon_1, whole genome shotgun sequence, one genomic window encodes:
- the LOC119599424 gene encoding cuticle protein-like: MSLKVILVACVAAVALADKAPAYPKYVAPSYHAPAPYKQPEYPTAPPKYNYNYGVADGYSGANFAASESRDGYKTEGSYTVDLPDGRKQTVNMWTTATVL, from the exons ATGTCTCTTAAG GTGATCCTCGTAGCGTGCGTGGCCGCTGTGGCTCTGGCTGATAAAGCTCCCGCATACCCTAAGTATGTCGCACCCTCGTACCATGCCCCCGCCCCTTACAAGCAGCCTGAATACCCTACT GCACCACCCAAGTACAACTACAACTATGGCGTCGCCGACGGCTATTCAGGCGCCAACTTTGCCGCCtcggagtcccgcgacggctacaagaccgagggcagctacaccgtcgacctccccgacggccgcaagcagacCGTCAATATGTGGACAACGGCGACGGTCTTGTAg
- the LOC119599420 gene encoding cuticle protein 8-like produces MSLKVILVACVAAVALADKAPEYPQHLAYAAPKYPAPTPSYPAPSPYKEPEYPTKPPRYNYNYGVADGYSGANFAASESRDGYKTEGTYTVDLPDGRKQIVKYVDNGDGLVAEVIYEGEAQYPEYTHLQAHL; encoded by the exons ATGTCTCTTAAG GTGATCCTCGTAGCGTGTGTAGCCGCGGTGGCTCTGGCCGATAAGGCTCCAGAATACCCTCAGCACCTTGCTTACGCCGCCCCCAAGTACCCTGCCCCCACACCTTCGTACCCGGCGCCCTCTCCCTACAAAGAGCCCGAATACCCGACA AAACCACCCAGGTACAACTACAACTACGGCGTCGCCGACGGCTACTCCGGCGCCAACTTCGCCGCCTCGGAGTCCCGCGATGGCTACAAGACCGAAGGCACctacaccgtcgacctccccgacggccgcaagcagatcgtcaaGTACGTGGACAACGGCGACGGTCTTGTAGCTGAGGTCatctacgagggcgaggctcagtaccccgagTACACCCACCTACAAGCCCACCTATAA
- the LOC119599422 gene encoding larval cuticle protein A2B-like, translating to MFVLGAVLANDAPLYPAPVPYKHNEYLETHPQYSYSYGVQDDLSGNNFGHSESRDGFKTEGSYFVNLPDGRKQIVTYADHGEGLVAEVTYEGEAYYPEYSPAQKPGGLPAYGPPPPPGGGRS from the exons atgttTGTCCTGGGGGCTGTTTTAGCCAATGACGCTCCCCTGTACCCCGCCCCTGTGCCCTATAAACATAATGAATACTTGGAG ACCCACCCGCAATACAGCTACAGCTACGGCGTGCAGGACGACCTGTCGGGCAACAACTTCGGCCACtcggagtcccgcgacggctTCAAGACCGAGGGCAGCTACTTCGTcaacctccccgacggccgcaagcagatcgtGACCTACGCTGACCACGGGGAAGGCCTGGTAGCCGAGGTCACGTACGAGGGCGAGGCTTACTACCCGGAATACAGCCCCGCGCAGAAGCCTGGGGGGCTGCCTGCCTacgggcctcctcctcctccaggcggTGGGAGGTCTTAG